A genomic segment from Kyrpidia tusciae DSM 2912 encodes:
- a CDS encoding prephenate dehydrogenase codes for MTDKGPALHRIAVVGCGLIGGSLALAWQRAGVAREIVGVDVSAEHLEIALEIGAIDRALPLRSAVQEADLVVLAAPVKESMALLREIAAFHPAAGTLITDVGSTKRAICREATRVLPEGVSFIGGHPMAGSEKSGIRAASPRLYENAVYVLTPTPGEKPEMIQRIRDLVQAAGAQVLILDPDHHDRLVAAVSHLPHVVAAQLVHQVAELGEDDPLYAVLAAGGFRDVTRIASGHPVMWRDILLTNGDRLRPLFERWKDQIEELLGWINRRDGEALETFFRQAARWRDALPVRGRGAIRPAFQCTVDVPDQPGIIGTVATLLGEAGINLRNIAILESREDEDGQLSLTFDTEDGRDQAARLLADHGFKVDPRM; via the coding sequence GTGACGGATAAGGGGCCGGCGCTTCATCGAATTGCCGTGGTGGGATGTGGATTGATCGGAGGCTCCCTGGCGCTGGCGTGGCAGCGAGCCGGGGTGGCTCGGGAGATTGTCGGGGTGGATGTGTCGGCCGAGCACCTGGAAATCGCCTTGGAGATCGGCGCCATCGATCGGGCGCTGCCCCTTCGGTCTGCGGTGCAGGAGGCCGACCTGGTGGTGCTGGCGGCTCCGGTCAAGGAATCGATGGCCCTGCTTCGGGAGATCGCCGCCTTTCATCCGGCCGCGGGCACGCTCATCACCGATGTGGGGAGCACAAAGCGGGCGATCTGCCGGGAAGCGACCCGGGTGTTGCCAGAAGGCGTATCGTTCATCGGGGGACATCCCATGGCGGGTTCCGAGAAATCTGGGATCCGGGCGGCGTCGCCCCGGTTGTACGAGAACGCCGTTTACGTCCTCACTCCGACCCCCGGGGAAAAACCGGAGATGATTCAGCGAATTCGGGATCTGGTCCAGGCAGCGGGAGCTCAGGTCTTGATTCTCGATCCCGACCACCACGACCGTTTGGTGGCGGCGGTGAGTCATCTTCCCCACGTCGTGGCGGCGCAATTGGTCCATCAAGTGGCCGAGTTGGGAGAAGACGATCCCCTGTATGCCGTTCTGGCGGCCGGAGGCTTCCGGGACGTCACCCGCATTGCGTCTGGACATCCGGTGATGTGGCGGGATATCCTATTGACAAACGGAGATCGTCTCAGACCGCTGTTTGAACGATGGAAGGATCAGATTGAGGAGCTCCTCGGATGGATCAATCGCCGGGACGGCGAGGCGTTAGAGACATTTTTCCGCCAAGCCGCCCGGTGGCGAGATGCCCTTCCCGTGCGAGGCCGGGGGGCGATTCGGCCGGCTTTTCAATGTACGGTGGACGTGCCCGACCAGCCGGGGATCATCGGCACTGTTGCCACCCTGCTTGGCGAGGCGGGGATTAACCTTCGAAACATTGCCATCCTCGAGAGCCGGGAAGACGAGGATGGCCAACTCAGTTTGACCTTCGATACCGAGGACGGCCGGGACCAGGCGGCTCGGCTGCTCGCCGATCATGGATTCAAGGTCGATCCGCGCATGTGA
- the trpA gene encoding tryptophan synthase subunit alpha, which produces MSTSLQVALERRRRGGETGFIPFITAGDPTMEVTVEAVRRLVRAGADAVEIGMPYSDPLADGPTIQAASERALRGGFQMPDLFRLGPILREAAGEVPLVAFTYANPVYRWGWQTFAEDLAKAGYAGVIVPDLPMEEATPLREAADRAGVALVPLVAPTSHGRIERICRTARGFVYAVSSTGVTGVRKRMPEHLSRFIDDIRRCTDLPIGVGFGIGTPEAAAAVAETADAVIVGSALVRILAAITEEGKDAGDVLDDLETFARTLVAPLRRAGK; this is translated from the coding sequence ATGAGCACCTCCTTGCAGGTTGCCTTGGAGAGACGACGGCGCGGGGGGGAAACCGGGTTCATTCCCTTTATCACCGCCGGGGACCCCACGATGGAGGTCACCGTGGAGGCGGTGCGGAGATTGGTCCGGGCCGGGGCGGACGCTGTGGAGATCGGGATGCCCTATTCCGATCCCCTGGCCGACGGTCCCACCATTCAGGCGGCTTCCGAGCGGGCTTTGCGCGGCGGGTTTCAGATGCCCGATTTGTTTCGGCTGGGACCGATCCTTCGGGAGGCGGCGGGGGAGGTGCCTTTGGTGGCTTTTACCTATGCAAACCCCGTCTACCGCTGGGGATGGCAGACCTTCGCGGAAGACCTGGCGAAGGCGGGATATGCCGGGGTGATCGTGCCGGATCTGCCCATGGAAGAGGCGACTCCTTTACGGGAGGCCGCCGACCGGGCGGGGGTGGCACTGGTGCCGCTTGTCGCACCCACCAGCCACGGGCGGATCGAACGGATTTGCAGAACGGCCAGGGGATTCGTCTATGCCGTGTCCTCCACGGGGGTCACGGGTGTCCGCAAACGGATGCCCGAGCACCTTTCCAGGTTCATTGACGACATCCGGCGGTGCACCGATCTGCCGATCGGCGTGGGCTTCGGGATCGGAACCCCGGAGGCGGCGGCTGCGGTGGCCGAGACGGCCGACGCGGTGATTGTGGGGAGCGCCTTGGTGCGCATCCTGGCCGCCATCACCGAAGAAGGAAAAGATGCCGGCGACGTGCTGGACGATCTCGAGACTTTTGCCCGAACATTGGTGGCTCCCTTGCGAAGGGCCGGGAAATGA
- the trpB gene encoding tryptophan synthase subunit beta has protein sequence MTEPDERGRFGRFGGQYVPETLMSALEALEKDYLKWKDDERFCNDLHRFLTDYAGRPTPLYFAERLTNHVGGAQIWLKREDLTHTGAHKINNTIGQGLLAHYTGKRRVIAETGAGQHGVATATVAARLGLSCTVFMGEEDIRRQALNVFRMRLLGAEVVSVSSGTGTLKDAMNEAIRHWVEHVEDSFYVLGTVGGPHPYPVMVRNFQRVIGDETRAQILEKVGRLPDAIVACVGGGSNAMGIFYPFLEDEGVRLFGVEAAGKGLSTGLHAAALEGGEPGILHGCFTYLLQDRYGQVKPAHSISAGLDYPGVGPEHAYLYETGRVKYVGVTDDQALDAFHRLAELEGILPALESAHAVAYTLELARKMDPDQVVVISLSGRGDKDVETLMRQQSGLGGDSE, from the coding sequence ATGACGGAACCCGATGAGCGGGGACGGTTCGGCCGATTTGGGGGGCAGTACGTCCCGGAAACGTTGATGTCCGCCCTGGAGGCGCTGGAAAAAGATTATCTCAAGTGGAAGGATGACGAACGTTTTTGCAACGACCTGCACCGGTTTTTGACCGATTATGCCGGGCGGCCGACGCCGCTGTATTTTGCGGAGCGGTTGACCAATCATGTTGGAGGGGCGCAGATTTGGCTGAAGCGGGAAGACTTGACCCACACCGGCGCTCACAAGATCAACAACACCATCGGTCAAGGACTCTTGGCCCATTATACGGGAAAACGGCGGGTCATCGCCGAGACCGGGGCGGGTCAGCACGGGGTGGCCACAGCGACGGTGGCGGCCCGGCTCGGTTTGTCTTGTACCGTGTTCATGGGTGAAGAGGATATCCGGCGCCAGGCGTTGAACGTGTTTCGCATGCGTCTGTTGGGGGCGGAGGTGGTGTCGGTCTCGTCGGGGACCGGCACCCTGAAGGACGCGATGAACGAGGCGATCCGGCACTGGGTGGAGCATGTGGAGGACAGCTTTTACGTGCTCGGCACCGTGGGCGGGCCCCATCCGTATCCGGTGATGGTGCGGAATTTCCAGCGGGTCATCGGGGACGAAACCAGGGCCCAGATCCTGGAGAAGGTCGGGCGCCTGCCCGACGCCATCGTCGCCTGCGTCGGAGGCGGTAGCAACGCCATGGGGATTTTCTATCCGTTTCTCGAAGACGAGGGTGTGCGTTTGTTCGGCGTCGAGGCGGCGGGCAAGGGGTTGTCCACCGGCCTTCACGCGGCGGCTTTGGAGGGGGGGGAGCCCGGGATTCTGCACGGGTGCTTCACGTACCTCTTGCAGGATCGCTACGGTCAGGTTAAACCGGCCCATTCCATCTCGGCGGGTCTTGATTATCCCGGGGTGGGTCCTGAGCACGCCTACCTCTATGAAACCGGCCGGGTGAAGTACGTGGGCGTGACGGACGATCAGGCCCTGGATGCCTTTCACCGATTGGCGGAGTTGGAGGGGATTCTGCCTGCCCTGGAGAGCGCCCACGCCGTGGCCTATACCCTGGAATTGGCCAGAAAGATGGATCCGGATCAGGTGGTTGTGATCAGCCTGTCCGGGCGCGGGGATAAAGATGTGGAAACCCTCATGCGGCAACAGTCCGGCCTTGGAGGTGATTCGGAATGA